GAGCCTGAAAGTTTCCGTCGGTGATGTCCTGATAACGCGGCCCTATTCGCTGTCGTCGGCGCCCGCCGATTCGCTTTCCCCTGACGGGAGCGGCGGCGGGGTCTATGATGTGACGGTCAGGCGGAAGGATGGGGGATTTCTGACGGACCACATCTGGAAGACCTGGCGGCCGGGGACGCCCGTCGTTGCCTCGGGACCTCACGGGAATTTTTATTTCGAGCCGCTCCGCGACGAAAGGGAAATCATCGGTATCGCCGGCGGCAGCGGCATCACACCATTCCGCTCGATCATCCGGGAAATGGCCGCGGGCGGTCTCGACATGACGCTTACCCTGCTGTACGGGATAGTCAATCCCGGGGATATCATCTTCGGTGAGGAGCTGAGGAAGGCGGCCGACGTCCATGCCGACAGGCTGAAGGTGTTCTTCGTCTGCAGTGAGCCCGACGACCGCTGGAGCGGACCTGCCGGTTTCATAACGGCCTCCTGCATCAGGGAACTGGCGGGCCCTGTGGCCGGAAAATCGTTTTTCATCTGCGGTCCCCCTGCCATGTACCGGTTTCTCGACGGAGAACTGAAGGACATGGGTATTGCTCAGAAGAGGATCCGACGGGAGGTTTTCGGCGAATACGACGACCCGGCGGCGGAACCCGGATTTCCGGCGGAGACCGCGGCAAAAACATTTTCCCTGAAGGTTCGCATGGGTTCGCAGGTCGCGGTGATACCGGCACGTGGCGATGAAACGGTTCTTGTTTCCCTTGAGCGGGCGGGGATCGGTCCCGACTCACAGTGCCGCTCCGGTGAATGCGGCTGGTGCCGTTCCCTGCTGATCTCCGGGAACATTCATGTGATGCCTGAAAATGACGGAAGGCGTGCCGCGGACAAGAAACTGGGATTTTTTCATCCCTGTTCATCCTACCCCCTGTCGAATCTGGAGATACAGGTGCCGCTCACGGGGGCGATGGCTCAATAGGATACCGGAAAGGGAAGAAACCATGGTAACAGGATCGAAAGCTGCAGTCGGATCGGCGGGTCGGTATTTTGAGCCTTCCTATGATGTCATAGTCATCGGCGCGGGGAACGGCGGTCTCTGCGCGGCACTGAAGCTTGTCCTTGAAGGAGCCAGGGTGCTTCTCCTTGAACAGCACAACCTGCCGGGCGGTTTTGCCACCAGCTTCGTGCGGGGGCGCTTTGAATTCGAAACGTCACTGCATGAACTCTCGAACGTCGGTTCCCTGGAAAACAAGGGGTTCGTCAGGAAATTTCTCCAGGATGAAGCGGGTGTCGCCGTTGACTTTGCCGCCGTGCCGGAGGCCTATCACCTCATACTGACCGACAGAAAGGTCAATGTGAAAGTTCCCTTCGGCATCGACCGGTTCATCAATACCATCGCCGATGCCGTTCCCGGCAGCAGGGAACCCCTGACCCGATATATGGAGGTATGCCGGGAGGTCTTTCAGGCGATCGGGTATGTGAGTCGCGCCCAGGGAAAACCGGACCCGTCGGTGCTCATGGAACAATACCGGTCCTTCATGACCACCGCAGGCTACAGCGTCGATGAAGTGACCCGACAATTCGGTTTTTCCGATGAGGCCCTTGATCTCATCTATCCCTACTGGTGCTATCTCGGTATACCCGTGGACCGGCTTTCTTTCACCATCTGGGCACTGGTGCTCTATGACTACCTTGAGCGAGGCGCCTATATTCCGATGATGACCTCCCACGGTATGTCGGCCGCCATCGATGCCAGGATCAGAGAACTGGGAGGACGCACCGAGTACAACACGAGGGTCACCGCGATCCTCGTGGAGGACGGACGGGTCGTCGGGGTCGAAACAGAGAGGGGCGAGCGGATCGGGACATCCTGGGTGATTGCCGGCCTGTCGCCGCATCTCGTGTATAATTCACTTGTTACACCCCGTGCCTCATTGCCGGCGGACGCCTTCAAACTTACCAATGCAAGAAAGATCGGCGCCAGCGCCTTTGTGGTCTACCTGGGACTTGACGCGTCGCCCGATGACCTGAATATCGAAAGTTACGGATATTTTATCGGGGCCTCCATGGACACCAATAAGGCTTATGAGAACTTCTTCACCTTCGAGCCACCGCGCATGCAGGCGTCCATATGTCTCAACAGGGCGAATCCCGACTGCTCGCCTCCGGGGACGACGATCCTTTCCATGACCGCCCTTGCCGGACCTGATACCTGGAAGGACGTGAAACCTGCGGAGTATTACCGGGTCAAATCCGAATTCGCCCGGGACATAATCGACCAGTTCAGCGAG
This genomic interval from Deltaproteobacteria bacterium contains the following:
- a CDS encoding 2Fe-2S iron-sulfur cluster binding domain-containing protein, which codes for MEIRGLQKDLEAFSKLVTQRQEYMKQAPAEPDTVDPINELSRRMHPDRIVLVLKDVFDENETTRTFRFEAAPGGELPYFRAGQYLSLKVSVGDVLITRPYSLSSAPADSLSPDGSGGGVYDVTVRRKDGGFLTDHIWKTWRPGTPVVASGPHGNFYFEPLRDEREIIGIAGGSGITPFRSIIREMAAGGLDMTLTLLYGIVNPGDIIFGEELRKAADVHADRLKVFFVCSEPDDRWSGPAGFITASCIRELAGPVAGKSFFICGPPAMYRFLDGELKDMGIAQKRIRREVFGEYDDPAAEPGFPAETAAKTFSLKVRMGSQVAVIPARGDETVLVSLERAGIGPDSQCRSGECGWCRSLLISGNIHVMPENDGRRAADKKLGFFHPCSSYPLSNLEIQVPLTGAMAQ
- a CDS encoding NAD(P)/FAD-dependent oxidoreductase, producing the protein MVTGSKAAVGSAGRYFEPSYDVIVIGAGNGGLCAALKLVLEGARVLLLEQHNLPGGFATSFVRGRFEFETSLHELSNVGSLENKGFVRKFLQDEAGVAVDFAAVPEAYHLILTDRKVNVKVPFGIDRFINTIADAVPGSREPLTRYMEVCREVFQAIGYVSRAQGKPDPSVLMEQYRSFMTTAGYSVDEVTRQFGFSDEALDLIYPYWCYLGIPVDRLSFTIWALVLYDYLERGAYIPMMTSHGMSAAIDARIRELGGRTEYNTRVTAILVEDGRVVGVETERGERIGTSWVIAGLSPHLVYNSLVTPRASLPADAFKLTNARKIGASAFVVYLGLDASPDDLNIESYGYFIGASMDTNKAYENFFTFEPPRMQASICLNRANPDCSPPGTTILSMTALAGPDTWKDVKPAEYYRVKSEFARDIIDQFSEVVGSPLREHIEEIEIATPQTFARYTGSYKGSIYAYEQEPWDSVVARAMTLPQEQYVTGLEFAGGYAAMGNGYEATMLSGRTTAQMVMAKMRRS